In the genome of Sciurus carolinensis chromosome 3, mSciCar1.2, whole genome shotgun sequence, one region contains:
- the Rnf222 gene encoding RING finger protein 222, whose translation MSEGESKDSSGSECPVCYEKFRDLEGASRTLSCGHVFCHDCLVKYLLSTQVDGQVQRTIICPICRYVTFLSKKSSRWPSMLDKSSQTLAVPVGLPSVPSPDRGGHTNPLAVSQQVWRPSSSHGTQLPLDLLPSLPRESQIFIISRHGMPLGEQDSVLPRRSLAELSEVSPAPSSTRSFCCRSRALLLITLIAVVAVVAAILPWVLLVRKQA comes from the coding sequence ATGTCAGAAGGGGAGAGCAAGGACAGCTCGGGCAGCGAGTGCCCTGTGTGCTATGAGAAGTTCCGGGATCTGGAGGGCGCCAGTCGGACGCTGAGCTGCGGCCATGTGTTCTGCCATGACTGCTTAGTCAAGTATCTGCTGTCCACCCAGGTGGACGGGCAGGTACAGAGGACCATCATCTGCCCCATCTGCCGCTATGTCACCTTCCTCAGCAAGAAGAGCTCCCGCTGGCCCTCCATGCTGGACAAGAGTTCGCAGACCCTGGCTGTGCCAGTGGGCCTGCCCTCTGTGCCCTCACCAGACCGTGGAGGGCACACAAACCCTTTGGCCGTCTCCCAGCAGGTCTGGAGACCATCCTCCAGCCATGGCACCCAGCTCCCCTTGGACCTGCTGCCCAGCCTGCCCCGGGAGTCTCAGATCTTCATCATCAGTCGCCATGGGATGCCCCTGGGAGAGCAGGACAGTGTGCTGCCACGTCGCAGCCTGGCAGAGCTCTCGGAGGTGTCCCCGGCTCCCAGCTCCACCCGCTCCTTCTGTTGCCGGTCACGGGCCCTCCTGCTCATAACCCTCATCGCTGTGGTGGCTGTGGTAGCCGCCATCCTGCCCTGGGTACTGTTAGTGAGGAAGCAGGCATGA